Below is a window of Populus alba chromosome 2, ASM523922v2, whole genome shotgun sequence DNA.
AGATAAAGTTACAAGACTTGTCTCAAGAAATGTATAGAACTGCATAAAAAATTTACGATTGCAATTAGTTAGGATATTCTAAGTCAGACTACCGACAATTTGGTACAACCTCACAAATAAAAAGGAACAAACTACTTCTTATAGCCAGCATTTCTATCtgattatatatttatcaaagcTTTAAAGGTGAACAATGTTTTAAAATCCAGACAATTTCTTCGCCTTTGGATTacaaatgaaaaagaaagaaagaaagtaagaaGTGAAAAATGAAATCAACACACTCATAAATAATGACCTCTGAGTCATCAGGTTCAAAAGGTAGACACTGAGATTAATGATGCTGGTGTATGGCAGTCCACAGAAAATCTTGGCCAGGTTAAACCAAACTCTAAACCAAAAATTGGAGCATTGTCAAACAGCCTAGGCTATATCATCCAAGCTATACAGGAGAGGAGCACGTTGCTGGTATGATCACATAATTTGTCACTAAATAAGCATAGATTGTGTGCTAATATATATACAGGCAGGCAGTTCAAACTTTGTCAAAACTCAAGACACCAGGAGCATATTTAGACAACTAGTTAAGTCCCAAACTTCCTATGTGTTAGACAATATGATATGGTAAGACAACATATTTTCAGCTTCTTATGATGAGCCCTGGATGAAAACTTGGAACCACAGATAATTCCCTCTGCTACCCAAAGGGACATGAAACAGAACATCAAACCACATTTCTGCTTaccatttaaacaaaacaagagcCTATCTTCATTACAGTAAACAGCTCCCTTATAACCTAGGGGATACATCAACAATCAATGAAAAAAGCCAACATTTTGCCAAAAGGCATAGAAAGAAGCAAATCACATTGTTTGAGTTAAACAAGAATTTTGAAATAGGTAACTTCTGTGGGGTGAGGCAGTAAAGCCAACTTACCAAAAATAGAAGGAAATACTTATAATTTAAGGCCCCAACACAATTTACAACCCATACACAATGATGGTCCATCTTTAGCACACACCTCCCACCTGAAAGGAAACAGAACGCCAAACCATCTTCTTTAGAGGAAAAACTAACTAAAGCTAAAGAATGCTACAGAAGAAATCATAGCATAGAAACTCACAGACAGAACAATGATGGCAACGAGGTGGTTTTAGCTGGTTGCACTTCCTGCAATACCGGATTCTTTGATTTAATTGGTCAGACTGCACTCCACTAAATTCCGACCCATTCAATGGATCGGCCTCCCCTCTTTCCTCATCAATAGCAGGCCTCCAATTAGGAGGCACACTACCAGGATCAGTTAAAACAACAGAGAAGTAGCTCCATAATAGCATCACTAGCTGCAAAATTCAGACAATATACTCACATAAGCAACAGCTATAACGAACAAATTGCTGTTTTTACACTATTTTAAgctaaagatttaatttttttctctccaaagTTTCTCAAGAGACCCCATTTTTAGCTCCATCTAAATTCTCtgaacttaaaattaaaaaaaaaaaaaaaaatcctaccatCCTTAAAAATCCACTTTCGTAAACTTAAATCAAAcaattagggaaaaaaaaacaaaaatctatgaAGCAAAAGAActctacaaaaacaaacacacatatcacttttcttgataaaatcTTACCAAAGAATGGAATGTGATCAAGACAGCAAGAGAAACGAGAGAATCAATGTCACCATCATATAAAGCAGGGCCATAATTATTCAGAACAACAGCATAATATGTGACAACAACAACACCAAGCACCAGCAAGATCATGATCGAGCCTAAACCCCTTAAGGCCGTACAAAAC
It encodes the following:
- the LOC118042224 gene encoding probable protein S-acyltransferase 14, which gives rise to MHRSRAVMAWNVFKFCTALRGLGSIMILLVLGVVVVTYYAVVLNNYGPALYDGDIDSLVSLAVLITFHSLLVMLLWSYFSVVLTDPGSVPPNWRPAIDEERGEADPLNGSEFSGVQSDQLNQRIRYCRKCNQLKPPRCHHCSVCGRCVLKMDHHCVWVVNCVGALNYKYFLLFLFYTFLETSLVTLSLLPHFIAFFSDGEIPGTPGTLATTFLAFVLNLAFALSVLGFLIMHISLVSANTTTIEAYEKKTTPKWRYDLGRKKNFEQVFGADKRFWFIPAYSDEDTRRMPALQGLEYPSKPDFDSQEF